The following proteins come from a genomic window of Triticum aestivum cultivar Chinese Spring chromosome 6A, IWGSC CS RefSeq v2.1, whole genome shotgun sequence:
- the LOC123131598 gene encoding disease resistance protein RGA5 — protein MQFATGAMSSLLPKLGELLVEEYKLKKSVKKGIEELKAELESMQAALIKVSSVPLDQLDPQVKIWANEVRELSYAIEDSLDSFVTRVERNEPTKPKIKHLLKKTRNEFSKFKARHEIANDIKDIQSQVRKIKERRDSYKIDDVDANPAATTVDPRLPALYKKLSDLVGIDKPINELIKILSEGVPMPDKNPKIVSIVGFGGLGKTTLAKALYDKLSTKYECQAFVPVGQNPNTKKVLRDILLELDTELSRATETMAEWQLINQLKKVLAGKRYFIVIDDIWKTQTWDVIKCAFMDSHQESRLIITTRIVDVATEAGGIYHMQPLSDDYSKMLFYTRTSGSEGPAEVTTKILKKCGGVPLAITTIASLLVGKHTEDWSKVYDAIGFGHADNGDVHNTRKILSFSYYDLSSNLKTCLLYLSVFPEDYLIDKISLIWRWVAEGFIPYGEGMEPFELGEIYFNKLVNKSMIRWIDPADNGGRDGCRVHDMVLDLIRTISNDVNFVTIHDMEQHGTCSRGERTNWVRRLAVHGSGEHNSGIAMEHVRSYNVVDCRANSMTLLLSLKVLRVLVIEDCVLSEGSSLEHLGKLVQLRYLGLVKTAVKIPEGIGHDLKFLEILDVRGGLISELPPSVGELMNLRCLWADEGTMMKGEIGKLTCLEELQLYSVDKCPNFFTMVGKLTELRVLNIFFGEMEESAGKALMVSLCNLHKIHSLRVWDDGGEAKYSVVVNHCLEDLAPCTKLYELGLPIIVIPRVPSWINQLSVPLLSLLYLHVDAVEVRDVETIGRLPSLLDLVLWSKDEKNISYTFGGNEFHKLRVLYTKKIEIAVGEGALPMLEELRYSASAERKDAASLVPWRRNSCPLLEDVRCYLDCTNSSYREVKEAKQALRQASGTRPNAVYLDLDIVKENWDKKAGKLIDNLEWTLGGLDRPEDVGRPAAHQEERTRRMIRSLERRLRDAAEPPRVGRYGEQEIRSLVTKFKSWLHDHARTDQDEAGKSDDDEDYYYDDNEDDGTDQDDDDDDDDGRRW, from the exons ATGCAGTTCGCCACAGGGGCGATGAGCTCTCTCCTCCCCAAGCTGGGAGAGCTGCTCGTAGAGGAGTACAAGCTGAAGAAGAGTGTGAAGAAGGGGATCGAAGAACTCAAGGCCGAGCTCGAGAGCATGCAAGCAGCCCTCATCAAGGTGTCCAGCGTGCCTCTGGATCAACTTGACCCGCAGGTCAAGATTTGGGCCAATGAGGTCAGGGAGTTGTCCTACGCCATCGAGGACAGCCTCGACTCATTCGTGACCCGCGTCGAGCGTAATGAGCCAACCAAGCCCAAAATCAAGCACTTGCTCAAGAAGACCCGCAATGAGTTCAGCAAGTTCAAGGCACGCCATGAAATAGCCAATGACATCAAAGACATTCAGAGCCAAGTTAGAAAGATCAAGGAACGGCGCGACAGTTACAAGATAGACGATGTTGATGCAAATCCTGCAGCAACTACAGTTGACCCTCGTCTCCCAGCTCTATACAAAAAGTTGTCTGACCTGGTGGGTATTGATAAGCCAATTAATGAGCTGATAAAGATCCTGTCCGAGGGGGTTCCCATGCCTGATAAAAATCCCAAGATAGTCTCTATTGTTGGATTTGGAGGACTGGGAAAGACAACCCTTGCAAAAGCATTGTATGACAAGCTTAGCACAAAATATGAATGTCAAGCTTTTGTTCCAGTGGGTCAGAATCCAAACACGAAGAAAGTTCTCAGGGACATCCTGCTTGAACTTGACACTGAGCTATCCAGAGCCACAGAAACAATGGCTGAATGGCAGTTGATCAACCAGCTGAAGAAAGTCCTTGCAGGCAAGAG GTACTTTATTGTTATTGATGACATATGGAAAACACAAACATGGGATGTGATTAAGTGTGCTTTCATGGATAGTCATCAAGAAAGTAGATTAATCATAACTACCCGTATTGTTGACGTCGCCACAGAAGCTGGTGGTATCTATCACATGCAACCACTTTCTGATGATTACTCCAAAATGTTATTTTATACAAGAACATCTGGTAGTGAAGGACCTGCTGAAGTGACTACCAAAATTTTAAAGAAATGTGGTGGTGTGCCATTAGCTATCACTACAATAGCTAGCTTGCTTGTTGGTAAACACACTGAGGACTGGTCTAAGGTGTATGATGCCATTGGTTTTGGGCATGCAGACAATGGAGATGTTCATAACACAAGAAAGATATTATCTTTTAGCTATTATGATCTGTCGTCCAATCTTAAGACATGTTTATTGTATCTTAGTGTGTTTCCTGAAGATTATTTAATTGATAAAATATCACTGATATGGAGGTGGGTTGCCGAAGGATTTATACCATATGGAGAAGGGATGGAACCATTTGAACTTGGAGAGATCTATTTCAACAAGCTTGTAAACAAGAGCATGATACGGTGGATAGATCCTGCAGATAATGGTGGCCGAGATGGTTGCCGTGTCCATGACATGGTTCTCGATCTCATCCGCACCATATCAAATGATGTAAATTTTGTTACAATACATGATATGGAGCAGCATGGCACATGTTCACGAGGAGAACGAACCAACTGGGTTCGCAGATTAGCAGTTCATGGAAGTGGGGAACACAACTCTGGCATTGCAATGGAGCATGTAAGGTCATATAATGTTGTAGACTGCCGTGCCAATAGTATGACCCTGCTTTTGAGCCTTAAAGTACTGCGTGTGCTAGTTATTGAGGATTGTGTTCTTTCGGAAGGTAGTAGTCTTGAGCATCTTGGTAAGTTGGTGCAGCTGAGGTACCTGGGGCTAGTGAAGACAGCGGTCAAGATCCCTGAAGGAATAGGACATGATCTGAAGTTTCTTGAGATATTGGATGTAAGGGGAGGTTTGATAAGTGAGCTGCCGCCATCTGTTGGTGAGCTAATGAATTTGAGGTGCTTGTGGGCTGATGAAGGTACAATGATGAAGGGTGAGATAGGGAAACTGACATGCCTTGAAGAGCTGCAGCTATATTCGGTGGACAAGTGCCCAAACTTCTTCACAATGGTGGGGAAGCTGACAGAGTTAAGGGTGCTTAACATCTTTTTCGGTGAAATGGAGGAGTCTGCAGGCAAGGCTCTGATGGTATCTCTGTGCAACCTTCACAAGATCCATAGTCTGAGGGTCTGGGATGATGGTGGTGAGGCTAAGTATTCGGTTGTCGTCAATCATTGTTTGGAAGACTTGGCACCCTGTACAAAGCTGTACGAGTTAGGTCTGCCTATCATAGTTATACCGAGGGTGCCATCATGGATCAATCAGTTAAGTGTTCCACTCCTTTCTCTTCTATATCTGCATGTGGATGCGGTAGAAGTTCGGGACGTTGAAACCATCGGCAGGTTGCCGTCCCTCCTCGACCTTGTTCTCTGGAGTAAGGATGAAAAGAACATATCATATACTTTTGGCGGCAATGAGTTTCACAAGCTGAGAGTCCTGTACACGAAGAAGATAGAGATTGCTGTTGGAGAAGGAGCATTGCCGATGCTTGAAGAGCTGAGATACAGTGCAAGCGCTGAAAGAAAGGACGCTGCCAGCTTGGTGCCGTGGAGGAGAAATAGCTGCCCTTTGCTGGAGGACGTCAGGTGTTACCTTGACTGCACTAACAGCAGCTACAGGGAAGTAAAGGAAGCGAAGCAAGCGCTGAGGCAGGCTTCCGGCACCCGTCCCAATGCTGTGTATCTCGACCTCGACATAGTAAAAGAGAACTGGGACAAGAAGGCTGGTAAACTCATTGATAATCTCGAGTGGACCCTAGGTGGTTTGGACAGACCCGAGGATGTGGGTCGTCCTGCTGCACACCAGGAAGAAAGGACACGTCGCATGATTAGATCACTCGAGAGAAGGTTACGTGACGCCGCGGAGCCTCCTCGGGTGGGGAGGTACGGCGAACAAGAGATACGAAGCCTTGTTACCAAATTCAAGAGTTGGCTACATGATCATGCACGCACCGACCAGGATGAG GCGGGCAAGAGTGATGACGATGAAGATTATTATTACGATGACAACGAAGACGACGGTACCGAccaagacgacgacgacgatgacgatgacg GTAGACGATGGTGA